Within the Stenotrophomonas sp. 610A2 genome, the region GATTTGTGGTTGATCAACTGCTGCGCGAGCGGGCCAATCGGCCCAGACTCGCCACCGAAACTCACTGGCGATTCTTCCCTGAGTATTGTGGCAATCAATCGACCGATGTCTTGCACATGGGGGAGCATCTGGGCAGCGGCTGCGACGCTATTGGCATGATCGTCAGCCGTCTTTTGCTTTTTTGTTGATCGCGACTGAAGCGCTGGGACAAGCAGCGCGACAACAATGGCGACGACGGAAGCAACGGCTTGAAACCAAGCAGCCTGCACTTCGGGTTTGAGTGCGCACCAACCAACAAGTTCACAGTCCATGTAGTTCCCCCTATTCAGTGGGGCAAGCATGAAGCGCGGAAACTAAATCAGCAATGCTGTGTAAGCCGCCGACGGCCATGTATGCGTTGTGCTAACCGGGCCAAGCTACGGGATCAGGTTGGCTTTTGTTGGTGTCGCTTCTTATCGTGTTGGCGCTGAAGTTGGGGGCGTATCAGTGAATGCCCCTTTTGCTGCTCCCGGGCACAGTCTGATTTCTTCCGCACCTATCTCAGTAAGTGTGGGCAGCTAGTCGGATTCGGCCTTCCTTAAGCATCTATGCTGGGATGCCTGAATGATCAGGCCAACAAGGAAAGTGGCATGAAGAAGTGGATCAAGCGCGTTGTTGCGTGTGGCTTCCTTTCGATGGCTGCCTTTGGTGGTACGGCCTCGGCCTCATGGTGTGGAACGCCGTGTGTGACGTCGTACAACGCCTGCATTGCGCGCGGTACTGCGCCTGAGAAGTGCGAGGCGATTCTTGAAGCATGTCTGGAAGGGTTGTGCCCCAATGGCTGAGCATTCCCTGCATCATTGAGGTGAGGGGACAGGCTCGGCATGACGCCGAGTCTTGTCCTCAGATAAACGAAAGCCGGCCTAGCGTCGGCTTTTTCCCATTTCACTCCGCTTTCCGCGCCCGGCAGGCTATCTTTGCCGCGGGTCGCTGGCGACCCATTCATTTCGCGGTGGTTCCGGCCTGGCGCGGTGCGCTTCCGGGACTGTTGGGTCTTTCAGGAGAGTGAAGTGGCAAATGTAGGGAAGCGGCGTCTGGGCAGTGTTGTGCGTGGCGTCGGTCGGGTCCTGTTGGCGTTCCTGTGTCTGTGCATCGGTATCTGGGGCGGGTTTGCGCTGTGGTACCAGTTCCCCGGCAATGTGGTGGCCAAGGTCGTGGCGATCCTGGTGTGGTGCGTGCCCAGCATCTGGGCGATCCGCGCGGGTTTCGGGCCGCTGCGGCGCTGGCATTCGCTGGCGGTGTTCGGGGCGCTGTTTGCGGTGATGCTGATCTGGTGGGCGACCATCGACCCGCAACAGGACCGGGCCTGGGCCGATGACGTGGCGCAGCCGCTGCATGCGCGCATCGAGGGGGACCGCCTGATCATCGACAACGTGCGCAACTTCCGTTGGCGGACCGAGACCGACTATGACGTGCGCTGGGAAGCGCGCGAGTACGATCTGTCGCAGGTGCAGTCGGTGGACATGATCCTGTCCTATTGGATGGGCCCGGCGATTGCGCACACGCTGGTGTCGTTCGGTTTTGCCGATGGCCGCCAGCTGGTGTTCTCGCTGGAGATCCGCAAGGAGCGGGGCGAATCGTTCTCGGCGCTGGGTGGCTTCTTCCGCAAGTTCGAGGCGGTGTTGGTGGCCTCGGATGAGCGCGACATCGTGCTGACGCGCAGCAATGTGCGCGGCGAGGATGTCTATCTGTACCGGCTGCATGGGCTGAGCCTGGATAAGATGCGCGATCTGCTGCGCTTCTACGTGGACCGCGCGCAGCAGCTGGAACAGGCACCGCGCTTCTACAACACGCTGACCAGCAACTGCACCACGGTGGTGTTCGAGCTGATGCGCCGCATCCAGCCCAATCTGCCGCTGGATTACCGCCTGCTGGCCTCCGGCTATCTGGCCGAATACGCCGCCGACGTCGGTGGGCTGACCCCGGGCGTGCCGCTGGCGACTCTGCAACAATCGGGGCGTATAACGCTGCGTGCACGCGAAGCGGGCGATGTGGCTGATTTCTCTTCCCGGATACGCGCAGGCGTACCCGGCATTCCAGCACCAGGAACCAACCCATGACCCACACCCCGCAGACATGGATACGCCGGTTGTTGCCGGTGGTCGCGGTAATGGCGCTGCTGCTGTCCAGCGGCTGCGCCATGGTGAAGATGAAAGCGGTGAGTAACACCGATTACGTGATGCTCAAGCGTGGCGACATCCTCAGCACCGGCAAGCTCAGTGCCTTGTCGCAGGAGTCGCTGTCGGTCATCGGCTTGACCGAAAGTGACTGCAGCAAGGACCTGCCGACCTGCCGGCAGACGGTGGCCACCAACGACGGCCTGCAGTCCGAGCAGCGCCTGTCCACGCTGGCCGAGCTGTGGATGCAGCAGGCCTTGGCGCTCACTCCCAAAGCCAAGGGCAACGAGCCCATCGAGCTGCCGCCGGCGGCGCTGGATGCCTGGCTGGAAACCGCACGCTATTCCTATCTCTACCTGTTCTTCAGTGGCCGCAGCCCGGCGCAGCGCGCCCTGGAAGACCGGCTTACCCAGGTGCGGGATTACTACAACTACGCCACCGAGCAGGCGGCCTCGGTGGTGTTCCAGCGTACGCGTGCGCGCGCGCTGGAAGGGCAGGACATTACCCTGCCGGTGCAGGTGGACAACTGGACCATCAGCACGAAGTTCGATGAGCTCAAGTTCGAGGGTGTGCCCAGGCAACTGGTAGCTGCATCCTCGGTGAGTTTTGCCGGGCTGCGCAGTTCCTACCGTCGCGATGGCTTCGGTGCCGAGCTGGTGGCGATGATGGAAGCGCCAGCGCTGGCGCAGGCGATTGAAGTTGAAGAACGCAAGCAAAACCTCCCGGTTTACAGCGAGATGCCCGCGGTCAACGTGACCGCTGTGCTGAACTTCAGCGGCAATACGCTGGAAGAAATACTGGCAACCCGGCAGGTGCAGTTGGAGGCTTATTCGCCCGACCTCAGCAGCATCCAGATGCGCGGCCAGGAAGTGCCGCTGGCGGCCAACTTCACTGCCGCCTACGGCCTGTGGCTTGCCCAATCCGGCTTCGCCACAGAATCACTGCGCACCTTGTTCGGCCGTGGCGAAGGCATCCGTGAGCCGCATATCTACCTGATGCAGCCCTACGATCCGAACAAGCGCATCATCTTCATGTTGCATGGCCTGGCCAGCAGCCCGGAGGCCTGGGTGAACCTGGCCAACGAGATCATGGGCGACGAGGAAATGCGCGAGCATTACCAGGTGTGGTCGGTGTATTACCCGACCAATGCGCCGATCGCCTTGAACCGGTACACCATCAGCAAGGCCTTCAACAGCACGCTGCATCACTTCGATCCCAAGGGCACGGCGCCGGCATCGCACGACATGGTGTTCATTGGCCACAGCATGGGCGGGGTGATCGCGCGGCTGATGCTCAGTGACTCGGGCGATGTGCTGTGGGAAAACACCCGCCAGCGCTACAACCTGCAGGGCGAGCGCTTGGCGCGGGTCGAAGCCAAGCTCGGGCCGGTGCTGCATTTTACTCCGCAGCCGAATGTGGAGCGGGCGATTTTCCTGGCCTCACCGCACAAGGGCACGGATGCGGCCGGCAACCGGCTCGGCCGTTTGATCGGCAGGCTGGTGCGCTTGCCGCTGACGATTCTTGGTGCCTTTGGCGACGCCTTCATGGCGCTGCAGGACCCGGGCGAAGCTGATGGCAAGAAGCCCAAGGAACCGGTGATCACCAACAGCATCGAGAACCTGAAGGCCAGTGATCCCTTCATCGAGGCGTCCTCGGCGCTGCCCATCCAACCGGGCCTGAAGTACCACTCGATCATCGCCAAGCGCAAAGCCGAGGTGCCGACTGCGCAGTCCGACGATGGGCTGGTGCCGTACTGGAGCGCGCATCTGGATGGTGCGCTGTCGGAGAAGGTGATCGTGTCCGGCCACAGCGTGCAGGAAACGCCGGAAGCGGTGC harbors:
- a CDS encoding Lnb N-terminal periplasmic domain-containing protein; protein product: MRGVGRVLLAFLCLCIGIWGGFALWYQFPGNVVAKVVAILVWCVPSIWAIRAGFGPLRRWHSLAVFGALFAVMLIWWATIDPQQDRAWADDVAQPLHARIEGDRLIIDNVRNFRWRTETDYDVRWEAREYDLSQVQSVDMILSYWMGPAIAHTLVSFGFADGRQLVFSLEIRKERGESFSALGGFFRKFEAVLVASDERDIVLTRSNVRGEDVYLYRLHGLSLDKMRDLLRFYVDRAQQLEQAPRFYNTLTSNCTTVVFELMRRIQPNLPLDYRLLASGYLAEYAADVGGLTPGVPLATLQQSGRITLRAREAGDVADFSSRIRAGVPGIPAPGTNP
- a CDS encoding esterase/lipase family protein, with product MTHTPQTWIRRLLPVVAVMALLLSSGCAMVKMKAVSNTDYVMLKRGDILSTGKLSALSQESLSVIGLTESDCSKDLPTCRQTVATNDGLQSEQRLSTLAELWMQQALALTPKAKGNEPIELPPAALDAWLETARYSYLYLFFSGRSPAQRALEDRLTQVRDYYNYATEQAASVVFQRTRARALEGQDITLPVQVDNWTISTKFDELKFEGVPRQLVAASSVSFAGLRSSYRRDGFGAELVAMMEAPALAQAIEVEERKQNLPVYSEMPAVNVTAVLNFSGNTLEEILATRQVQLEAYSPDLSSIQMRGQEVPLAANFTAAYGLWLAQSGFATESLRTLFGRGEGIREPHIYLMQPYDPNKRIIFMLHGLASSPEAWVNLANEIMGDEEMREHYQVWSVYYPTNAPIALNRYTISKAFNSTLHHFDPKGTAPASHDMVFIGHSMGGVIARLMLSDSGDVLWENTRQRYNLQGERLARVEAKLGPVLHFTPQPNVERAIFLASPHKGTDAAGNRLGRLIGRLVRLPLTILGAFGDAFMALQDPGEADGKKPKEPVITNSIENLKASDPFIEASSALPIQPGLKYHSIIAKRKAEVPTAQSDDGLVPYWSAHLDGALSEKVIVSGHSVQETPEAVLEVRRILRQDLLEVEGVDAAH